The Megalops cyprinoides isolate fMegCyp1 chromosome 9, fMegCyp1.pri, whole genome shotgun sequence genome has a window encoding:
- the galnt17 gene encoding polypeptide N-acetylgalactosaminyltransferase 17 isoform X2 yields the protein MIQILRLRNSTTLMAFVLRRWKLLLVLNVIVVAGFMTFWAKCNSGTIKAVGHHSSADAKRHVRHNLTVQRSSISHEILLKRLGALEDVVYRQLNGLSKSLGLTEGFGGRGREGLPATLSPAEETNAKYQREKYGYNAYLSDKISLDRSIPDYRPSKCRKATYPRDLPQISLIFIFVNEALSVILRSVHSAINHTPAHLLKEIILVDDNSDDEQLKGPLEDYINKRYPGLIKIVRNQKREGLIRARIEGWKVATGEVTGFFDAHVEFTPSWAEPVLSRIKENHKRIILPSIDNIKHDTFELERYENSGHGYNWELWCMYINPPKQWWDEGDTSAPIRTPAMIGCSFVVNRDYFGELGLLDPGMDVYGGENIELGIRVWLCGGSMEVLPCSRVAHIARIKKPYHSNIAFHTRRNALRVAEVWMDEYKSNVYLAWNIPIENHGIDYGDISQRVALRKSLNCKNFEWYLDNVYPEMRRYNNTVFYGEIRNSKVSHLCMDQGAKENHTATLHPCHGWGPQFPPVACSWVGTPRRGFCT from the exons ATG ATACAGATCCTCAGACTCCGGAATTCCACGACTTTAATGGCTTTTGTGTTGAGAAGATGGAAACTGTTACTTGTGCTGAATGTAATTGTTGTGGCCGGATTTATGACTTTTTGGGCCAAGTGCAACTCGGGCACGATCAAAGCCGTTGGCCATCACTCCTCGGCTGATGCGAAAAGACACGTTCGCCACAACCTCACTGTTCAAAGATCAAGCATCAGCCATGAGATCTTGCTGAAGAGACTGGGGGCTCTGGAAGACGTTGTCTACAGGCAGCTTAATG GTTTGTCCAAGTCTCTCGGGCTCACTGAAGGCTTTGGGGGTCGAGGCAGGGAAGGCTTGCCTGCAACCCTCAGTCCTGCTGAAGAGACCAATGCCAAATACCAGAGGGAGAAGTATGGCTACAATGCCTACCTGAGCGACAAAATCTCACTGGATCGATCCATTCCTGATTATCGCCCGAGCAA ATGCAGAAAGGCAACGTATCCCAGGGACCTCCCCCAGATATCCCTCATCTTCATTTTCGTGAATGAAGCTCTGTCTGTGATCCTACGCTCCGTCCACTCTGCGATCAACCACACCCCAGCACACCTGTTAAAGGAGATCATCCTGGTGGATGACAACAGCGATGATG AGCAACTGAAAGGACCACTTGAGGACTACATCAACAAGCGCTATCCCGGCCTGATAAAGATTGTGCGCAATCAGAAGAGGGAAGGGCTCATCCGCGCCCGCATCGAGGGCTGGAAGGTGGCCACTGGGGAAGTGACCGGGTTCTTCGATGCCCACGTGGAGTTCACACCCTCGTG GGCTGAACCAGTTCTGTCAAGAATTAAAGAGAACCACAAGAGGATTATTCTGCCCTCCATTGATAATATCAAGCATGACACGTTCGAGCTGGAGCGCTACGAGAACTCGGGGCACGGCTACAACTGGGAGCTCTGGTGCATGTATATCAACCCTCCAAAACAGTGGTGGGACGAAGGGGACACATCAGCACCCATCAG GACTCCTGCAATGATTGGCTGCTCTTTTGTGGTAAACCGTGATTACTTTGGAGAATTGGGCCTGCTAGATCCGGGCATGGATGTCTACGGAGGAGAGAATATAGAACTGGGAATCAGG GTTTGGCTGTGCGGAGGCAGCATGGAGGTTTTGCCCTGCTCCAGAGTAGCTCACATTGCCAGGATAAAGAAGCCGTACCACAGCAATATCGCCTTCCACACCCGACGCAATGCCCTGCGTGTGGCAGAGGTTTGGATGGATGAGTACAAATCCAATGTGTACTTGGCCTGGAACATCCCCATAGAG AATCATGGAATAGATTATGGTGACATCTCACAGAGAGTAGCCCTGAGAAAAAGCCTGAACTGTAAGAACTTTGAGTGGTACCTGGACAATGTCTATCCAGAGATGAGAAGATACAACAACACTGTCTTTTATGGGGAA ATTCGTAATAGCAAAGTTAGCCACCTGTGCATGGACCAGGGGGCAAAGGAAAaccacacagcaacactgcatCCCTGCCATGGGTGGGGTCCTCAG TTCCCACCTGTTGCTTGCAGTTGGGTAGGTACACCAAGGAGGGGTTTCTGTACTTAG
- the galnt17 gene encoding polypeptide N-acetylgalactosaminyltransferase 17 isoform X1, whose protein sequence is MIQILRLRNSTTLMAFVLRRWKLLLVLNVIVVAGFMTFWAKCNSGTIKAVGHHSSADAKRHVRHNLTVQRSSISHEILLKRLGALEDVVYRQLNGLSKSLGLTEGFGGRGREGLPATLSPAEETNAKYQREKYGYNAYLSDKISLDRSIPDYRPSKCRKATYPRDLPQISLIFIFVNEALSVILRSVHSAINHTPAHLLKEIILVDDNSDDEQLKGPLEDYINKRYPGLIKIVRNQKREGLIRARIEGWKVATGEVTGFFDAHVEFTPSWAEPVLSRIKENHKRIILPSIDNIKHDTFELERYENSGHGYNWELWCMYINPPKQWWDEGDTSAPIRTPAMIGCSFVVNRDYFGELGLLDPGMDVYGGENIELGIRVWLCGGSMEVLPCSRVAHIARIKKPYHSNIAFHTRRNALRVAEVWMDEYKSNVYLAWNIPIENHGIDYGDISQRVALRKSLNCKNFEWYLDNVYPEMRRYNNTVFYGEIRNSKVSHLCMDQGAKENHTATLHPCHGWGPQLGRYTKEGFLYLGPLGSTGEDTRCLVDDHISNLPQLLNCEKVSNLQQKTWHFTQNDSIINRATGRCLEVVPANVYFGHLLVLKSCTGQKWNIKNTMKQL, encoded by the exons ATG ATACAGATCCTCAGACTCCGGAATTCCACGACTTTAATGGCTTTTGTGTTGAGAAGATGGAAACTGTTACTTGTGCTGAATGTAATTGTTGTGGCCGGATTTATGACTTTTTGGGCCAAGTGCAACTCGGGCACGATCAAAGCCGTTGGCCATCACTCCTCGGCTGATGCGAAAAGACACGTTCGCCACAACCTCACTGTTCAAAGATCAAGCATCAGCCATGAGATCTTGCTGAAGAGACTGGGGGCTCTGGAAGACGTTGTCTACAGGCAGCTTAATG GTTTGTCCAAGTCTCTCGGGCTCACTGAAGGCTTTGGGGGTCGAGGCAGGGAAGGCTTGCCTGCAACCCTCAGTCCTGCTGAAGAGACCAATGCCAAATACCAGAGGGAGAAGTATGGCTACAATGCCTACCTGAGCGACAAAATCTCACTGGATCGATCCATTCCTGATTATCGCCCGAGCAA ATGCAGAAAGGCAACGTATCCCAGGGACCTCCCCCAGATATCCCTCATCTTCATTTTCGTGAATGAAGCTCTGTCTGTGATCCTACGCTCCGTCCACTCTGCGATCAACCACACCCCAGCACACCTGTTAAAGGAGATCATCCTGGTGGATGACAACAGCGATGATG AGCAACTGAAAGGACCACTTGAGGACTACATCAACAAGCGCTATCCCGGCCTGATAAAGATTGTGCGCAATCAGAAGAGGGAAGGGCTCATCCGCGCCCGCATCGAGGGCTGGAAGGTGGCCACTGGGGAAGTGACCGGGTTCTTCGATGCCCACGTGGAGTTCACACCCTCGTG GGCTGAACCAGTTCTGTCAAGAATTAAAGAGAACCACAAGAGGATTATTCTGCCCTCCATTGATAATATCAAGCATGACACGTTCGAGCTGGAGCGCTACGAGAACTCGGGGCACGGCTACAACTGGGAGCTCTGGTGCATGTATATCAACCCTCCAAAACAGTGGTGGGACGAAGGGGACACATCAGCACCCATCAG GACTCCTGCAATGATTGGCTGCTCTTTTGTGGTAAACCGTGATTACTTTGGAGAATTGGGCCTGCTAGATCCGGGCATGGATGTCTACGGAGGAGAGAATATAGAACTGGGAATCAGG GTTTGGCTGTGCGGAGGCAGCATGGAGGTTTTGCCCTGCTCCAGAGTAGCTCACATTGCCAGGATAAAGAAGCCGTACCACAGCAATATCGCCTTCCACACCCGACGCAATGCCCTGCGTGTGGCAGAGGTTTGGATGGATGAGTACAAATCCAATGTGTACTTGGCCTGGAACATCCCCATAGAG AATCATGGAATAGATTATGGTGACATCTCACAGAGAGTAGCCCTGAGAAAAAGCCTGAACTGTAAGAACTTTGAGTGGTACCTGGACAATGTCTATCCAGAGATGAGAAGATACAACAACACTGTCTTTTATGGGGAA ATTCGTAATAGCAAAGTTAGCCACCTGTGCATGGACCAGGGGGCAAAGGAAAaccacacagcaacactgcatCCCTGCCATGGGTGGGGTCCTCAG TTGGGTAGGTACACCAAGGAGGGGTTTCTGTACTTAGGACCCCTGGGCAGTACAGGCGAGGACACCCGCTGTCTCGTGGATGACCACATCAGCAACCTCCCCCAGCTCCTGAACTGCGAGAAGGTCTCCAATCTGCAGCAGAAGACATGGCATTTCACCCAG AATGACTCAATCATCAACAGAGCCACCGGCCGCTGTCTGGAGGTTGTGCCAGCCAACGTGTACTTTGGCCACTTACTTGTTTTAAAGTCTTGCACTGGCCAGAAGTGGAACATCAAAAACACCATGAAGCAGTTGTGA